The genomic window CGCCGTCATGGCCGCCGAGCTCGGCCTGCCCGACATCGGCCTCACGACGCTCACCGAGGTCGCCCAGCGCGCCCACCAGATCAGCCGCATGAGCGACCTGCCCACCCTCGTCGACGCCGACACCGGCTTCGGCGAGCCCATGAACGTCGCCCGCACGGTGCACGAGCTGGAGGATGCGGGCGTCGCCGGCCTGCACATCGAGGACCAGGTCAACCCCAAGCGCTGCGGCCACCTCGACGGCAAGCAGGTCGTCGACGGCCAGACCGCCGTGCAGCGCATCAAGGCGGCGGTGGATGCGCGCCGCGACGACCAGCTCGTGATCATGGCGCGCACCGACATCCGCGGGGTCGAGGGGCTCGACGCCGCGACCGACCGTGCCAAGGCGCTCGTCGACGCGGGCGCCGACGCGATCTTCCCCGAGGCCATGGGCACGCTCGAGGAGTTCGCGG from Microcella daejeonensis includes these protein-coding regions:
- the prpB gene encoding methylisocitrate lyase, whose translation is MLSTTSTPTERRRAFRAGLASSTLQILPGAFTPLSVRLIQEKGFHGAYISGAVMAAELGLPDIGLTTLTEVAQRAHQISRMSDLPTLVDADTGFGEPMNVARTVHELEDAGVAGLHIEDQVNPKRCGHLDGKQVVDGQTAVQRIKAAVDARRDDQLVIMARTDIRGVEGLDAATDRAKALVDAGADAIFPEAMGTLEEFAAMRAAVDVPILANMTEFGKSRLFTHAELADVGVDLVIHPVSLLRIAFGAIERGLDALLETGTLDGEVEGMQTRGRLYELLDYEAYNSFDSSIFTYTGR